A DNA window from Streptomyces asoensis contains the following coding sequences:
- a CDS encoding PP2C family protein-serine/threonine phosphatase, with translation MKDGVSTAVKRFVTAERALRTAAPHQLLDAVRHALCEEYAADAVELYMADYSLTVLQPVSVLPHTLEPVSVHDSPAGRAFGAQEPYLEGLPEGSVRVHLPVTVRGDRLGVLSVTMTGGQHVRDSLSELRDIAEVLGHEVVVAERDTDLYLQARRKDRLTLAAEMQWQLLPGRACARPEYELGAQLEPAYAIFGDNFDWSATADRLMLYVSNGMGEGIEASLLTNLAINALRNARRAGVPLADQAALADQAVYGHYQGRCYLSVLMFDFDLTTGRAVVVDAGSPQLLRLREGAVERVTFEAQLPLGMFEETDYIAQDFEVEPGDRLVFVSDGVYAAASPGGESYGDAALARAIQSTRLLPAAEVPRAVLRELTGHRGRVEPRDDALVVCLDWRGRP, from the coding sequence ATGAAGGACGGTGTATCTACAGCAGTGAAGAGATTCGTGACCGCCGAACGCGCTCTGCGTACGGCGGCGCCCCACCAGTTGCTCGACGCGGTCCGGCACGCGCTCTGCGAGGAGTACGCGGCCGACGCCGTCGAGCTCTACATGGCCGACTACAGCCTGACCGTGCTCCAGCCGGTCTCCGTGCTGCCGCACACCCTGGAGCCGGTGTCGGTGCACGACAGCCCGGCCGGCCGCGCCTTCGGCGCCCAGGAGCCGTACCTCGAAGGCCTTCCGGAGGGCTCGGTGCGCGTGCACCTGCCCGTCACGGTGCGCGGGGACCGGCTCGGAGTCCTGTCGGTGACCATGACCGGCGGGCAGCACGTCCGCGACAGTCTGAGCGAACTCAGGGACATCGCCGAGGTGCTCGGCCACGAGGTGGTCGTCGCGGAGCGGGACACCGACCTCTACCTCCAGGCACGGCGCAAGGACCGGCTGACCCTGGCGGCGGAGATGCAGTGGCAGCTGCTCCCCGGACGCGCCTGCGCGCGGCCCGAGTACGAACTCGGGGCGCAGCTCGAACCCGCGTACGCGATCTTCGGCGACAACTTCGACTGGTCGGCGACCGCGGACCGGCTGATGCTGTACGTCTCCAACGGGATGGGCGAGGGCATAGAGGCGTCCTTGCTGACGAACCTGGCCATCAACGCCCTGCGCAACGCGCGGCGGGCCGGTGTCCCCCTCGCCGACCAGGCCGCCCTCGCCGACCAGGCGGTCTACGGCCACTACCAGGGCCGCTGTTACCTGTCGGTGCTGATGTTCGACTTCGACCTCACCACCGGACGTGCCGTCGTCGTGGACGCCGGCTCCCCGCAGCTCCTGCGGCTGCGCGAAGGAGCGGTCGAGCGGGTGACGTTCGAGGCACAGCTGCCGCTGGGCATGTTCGAGGAGACCGACTACATCGCGCAGGACTTCGAGGTCGAGCCGGGCGACCGTCTCGTCTTCGTCAGCGACGGTGTCTACGCCGCCGCCTCCCCCGGAGGGGAGTCGTACGGGGACGCCGCCCTGGCGCGGGCGATCCAGTCCACCCGGCTGCTTCCCGCGGCCGAGGTGCCCAGGGCCGTCCTGCGGGAGCTGACGGGTCACCGCGGCCGGGTGGAGCCCAGGGACGACGCCCTCGTGGTCTGCCTGGACTGGCGGGGACGACCGTGA
- a CDS encoding MarR family winged helix-turn-helix transcriptional regulator, protein MTVTSFRPRPEPAEAARVTSTAAELLEVLWGRATTAPVSASQLRVLLVLEHHEGVNLRTLTDALSSTPSSASRLCDRLQAAGFVERTVSPVDRREVRLHLSGHGRAFLADLRARREGVLQAVLEQMPAAGRAALLQGLEAFCAAAAAQINDEARGQESRSA, encoded by the coding sequence GTGACCGTGACTTCCTTCCGCCCCCGACCCGAGCCGGCCGAAGCCGCCCGCGTGACGTCCACGGCCGCGGAGCTGCTGGAGGTTCTGTGGGGCCGCGCGACGACGGCGCCGGTGTCGGCGTCCCAGTTGCGCGTGCTGCTCGTGCTCGAACACCACGAGGGAGTCAATCTGCGCACCCTCACCGACGCGCTCTCCTCGACGCCGTCCTCGGCCAGTCGGCTGTGCGACCGCCTCCAGGCGGCGGGTTTCGTCGAGCGCACGGTGAGCCCGGTCGACCGGCGCGAGGTGCGCCTGCACCTCAGCGGCCACGGGCGCGCGTTCCTCGCGGATCTGCGCGCCCGCCGGGAGGGCGTGCTGCAAGCGGTGCTCGAGCAGATGCCCGCCGCCGGGCGAGCCGCGCTGCTCCAGGGGCTCGAAGCGTTCTGCGCCGCCGCGGCGGCGCAGATAAACGACGAGGCCCGGGGCCAGGAGAGCCGCTCCGCCTGA
- a CDS encoding VOC family protein: MATIKKFQVTFDCAQPERVARFWCEVLGYVAPSPPKGFGTWDEYNLSLPAEDRDAWFSCSDPTGVGPRLYFQRVPEGKVVKNRVHLDVRAGTGLVGEERVATLEAECARLVALGGVRVRLLLADEDNESCLVMQDVEGNEFCLD; this comes from the coding sequence ATGGCAACGATCAAGAAGTTCCAGGTCACCTTCGACTGCGCGCAACCCGAGCGCGTCGCCCGCTTCTGGTGCGAGGTGCTGGGGTACGTCGCGCCCTCGCCGCCGAAGGGGTTCGGCACCTGGGACGAGTACAACCTCTCGTTGCCGGCGGAGGACCGGGACGCCTGGTTCTCGTGCAGTGACCCCACGGGTGTCGGCCCGCGGCTCTATTTCCAGCGCGTTCCCGAGGGCAAGGTCGTCAAGAACCGGGTGCATCTCGACGTGCGGGCCGGCACCGGGCTCGTCGGTGAGGAGCGTGTGGCGACCCTCGAGGCCGAGTGCGCCCGCCTCGTCGCCCTCGGCGGGGTCCGCGTGCGGCTGCTGCTGGCCGACGAGGACAACGAGTCGTGCCTGGTGATGCAGGACGTCGAGGGCAACGAGTTCTGCCTGGACTGA
- a CDS encoding SMI1/KNR4 family protein, whose amino-acid sequence MSDESFDWHDFLRRWQEEWVPDADEAADAGGDDEASRAAVPLGGPGAPESAVVAAEERLGRRLPPSYRQFLTASDGWQVDQAAGIYRLGGAADIGWFQDPYDMTSLYEESLGDDPHPAQALLAGMWRRALRLETDSDMSHALLDPGDRDQDGEWALYVYQGWSGEYPDRYPSFRAYMEAMYRSFHADRAAGPGFVNATTRTQDARVQEARVLALRGRHERARALLEEAMAFGRPHSAVLLNQIRHLLDPRSPRDYGMLVADPQYLSDLLPVLAMTPARGEWRLGGDDHWLGMTVARGVAPEVAETVLGALRDGTHHYAPPGPWGRAVAEARQAALWGETDLAWRVLRDALALWEPPGPLLIAPVGLLADPLLGPLVTPERGREILATPRAGATGPAPEPVPDLDPPGLAWLTEPAVGRQPHDGFRCVWVQGADPARLPALIGEEGAALSAPTDPRAAARRAPRPHEREGVELWEDRAVVAVGRTSRGWAFAFDGGAFHLSGLFSSPAAAASSAGRAVVVWCDPRRSFPGDRPAAFHVSVAEQGEELWAFTVRGDEIRRSGAIPEALDPARLFPARDPGADARPGAGPDTAAAAEADGEQDRARRALEALHTELGLSLPRFALTEGRLRTFTTRSWTRAPGPEEGFAYGYISVGRPPR is encoded by the coding sequence ATGAGTGACGAGTCCTTCGACTGGCATGACTTCCTGCGCCGTTGGCAGGAGGAGTGGGTTCCGGATGCGGACGAGGCCGCGGACGCGGGCGGTGACGACGAGGCGAGCCGGGCCGCCGTCCCGCTGGGCGGGCCCGGGGCGCCGGAGTCCGCCGTCGTCGCGGCCGAGGAGCGGCTCGGGCGGCGGCTGCCGCCCTCCTACCGGCAGTTCCTGACGGCCAGCGACGGGTGGCAGGTGGATCAGGCGGCCGGGATCTACCGGCTCGGCGGGGCCGCCGACATCGGCTGGTTCCAGGACCCGTACGACATGACCTCGCTGTACGAGGAGAGCCTGGGCGACGACCCGCACCCCGCGCAGGCACTGCTGGCCGGGATGTGGCGGCGGGCCCTGCGGCTGGAGACGGACTCCGACATGTCCCACGCCCTGCTCGACCCGGGCGACCGCGACCAGGACGGCGAATGGGCGCTCTACGTCTACCAGGGGTGGAGCGGCGAGTACCCCGACCGGTATCCCTCCTTCCGCGCGTACATGGAGGCGATGTACCGCTCCTTCCACGCCGACCGCGCGGCCGGGCCGGGCTTCGTCAACGCGACCACGCGCACCCAGGACGCCCGGGTGCAGGAGGCCCGTGTGCTGGCCCTGCGCGGACGGCACGAGCGGGCGCGTGCCCTGCTGGAGGAGGCGATGGCCTTCGGACGGCCGCACAGCGCCGTTCTGCTGAACCAGATCCGGCATCTGCTGGATCCGCGAAGCCCCCGCGACTACGGCATGCTGGTGGCGGATCCGCAGTACCTGTCCGACCTGCTGCCCGTACTGGCCATGACACCTGCACGCGGTGAGTGGCGCCTGGGCGGGGACGACCACTGGCTCGGGATGACGGTCGCCCGGGGGGTCGCCCCGGAGGTGGCCGAGACCGTCCTCGGCGCCCTGCGCGACGGCACTCATCACTACGCCCCGCCCGGTCCGTGGGGCCGGGCCGTCGCCGAGGCCCGGCAGGCGGCCCTGTGGGGGGAGACCGACCTGGCCTGGCGGGTGCTGCGCGACGCGCTGGCGCTGTGGGAGCCGCCGGGGCCCTTGCTGATCGCTCCGGTCGGCCTGCTCGCGGATCCGCTCCTGGGCCCGCTCGTCACCCCGGAGCGCGGCCGGGAGATCCTCGCGACCCCGCGGGCCGGAGCGACGGGACCCGCTCCGGAGCCGGTGCCCGACCTCGACCCGCCGGGCCTCGCCTGGCTGACGGAGCCTGCCGTGGGCCGGCAGCCGCACGACGGGTTCCGCTGTGTCTGGGTCCAGGGAGCGGACCCCGCCCGGCTGCCCGCGCTGATCGGTGAGGAGGGCGCCGCACTGAGCGCGCCCACGGACCCGCGTGCGGCCGCCCGGCGCGCGCCCAGGCCCCATGAGCGGGAGGGCGTGGAACTGTGGGAGGACCGGGCGGTGGTCGCCGTGGGCCGCACGTCCCGAGGATGGGCGTTCGCCTTCGACGGCGGGGCCTTCCACCTGAGCGGGCTGTTCTCGTCCCCGGCCGCGGCCGCCTCCTCGGCCGGCCGTGCGGTGGTGGTGTGGTGCGATCCGAGGCGCTCGTTCCCCGGCGACCGGCCGGCCGCGTTCCATGTGTCGGTGGCCGAACAGGGAGAGGAGCTCTGGGCGTTCACCGTGCGGGGCGACGAGATCCGGCGTTCCGGCGCGATACCCGAGGCCCTGGACCCGGCCCGTCTGTTCCCTGCGCGGGACCCCGGAGCGGACGCGCGACCCGGCGCCGGACCGGACACCGCGGCCGCTGCCGAAGCCGACGGGGAACAGGACCGCGCACGGCGTGCCCTGGAGGCCCTGCACACCGAACTCGGCCTCTCCCTGCCCCGCTTCGCCCTGACGGAAGGCAGACTGCGCACCTTCACCACCCGCTCGTGGACCCGCGCCCCGGGCCCTGAAGAGGGCTTCGCCTACGGCTACATCAGCGTCGGGCGGCCCCCGCGCTGA